The nucleotide window GGGGTTGCTCCGGATCAGCCTGCCCGTCACCGTTGGCTTCCTGGCAGGAGCGTCGCTCTTGCGGTCACTGGCCAGGAAGCATCCAGGGCTCCGGCTCGACGTGCGGCTCGAGGACCGGTTGATCGATCTCGTGCTCGAGGACGTCGACGTCGCGATCCGGGTCGCGGCCAAGCCTCCGCTGTCGACGGAGATCGTGGCGCGGCTGCTGTCCCGCTGGCACCGTGTCGTCGTCGCGTCGCCTCACTACGTCCGGAGCCACGGCGAGCCGAAGACGCCCGCCGCGCTCGCATCCCACGAGTCCCTCTCACCCGTCCGTGACGCGGCGGCCGAGGTCTGGACGCTCGTGAACGGGGCGTCCACCGCCCGCGTCCGGATGAAGGTTCGCTGCTCGTGCAATGCGGGGCACTTGCTCCGTGAGCTTGCCCTCGATGGGCTCGGTGTCGCGTTGCTTCCGCACTGGTTC belongs to Stigmatella erecta and includes:
- a CDS encoding LysR family transcriptional regulator yields the protein MATFVRVIEAGSLSAAAKQLRLSTAAVSRHITALEQEVATPLLARTTRRMTVTAAGQQYYERCLRVLREVDEAQSIGWGGGLEGLLRISLPVTVGFLAGASLLRSLARKHPGLRLDVRLEDRLIDLVLEDVDVAIRVAAKPPLSTEIVARLLSRWHRVVVASPHYVRSHGEPKTPAALASHESLSPVRDAAAEVWTLVNGASTARVRMKVRCSCNAGHLLRELALDGLGVALLPHWFVAADLQSQRLRQLLPGWQSEPVEVYALYRASHRHEPRVRLLVEHLRAAYAESEQNA